One Deltaproteobacteria bacterium DNA window includes the following coding sequences:
- a CDS encoding DUF2284 domain-containing protein, whose amino-acid sequence MIKNHKKVLHTIISLLKEQGASSVILINSADIIIDERVRLKCQVPVCDSYNKNLMCPPHVPSVAEFRETLKKYKKAILLQVSSELSEKSARAPTEEVFLPARKLHELVNLGEKEAFTVGFRFAAGFIGGCCRLCDECVAIHGGIQCRVPFKARPSMEAMGIDVIATTEKAGLPVSFPISDRVTWTGLILL is encoded by the coding sequence ATGATCAAGAATCATAAAAAAGTTCTCCATACAATCATTTCACTGCTGAAAGAGCAGGGGGCTTCATCTGTTATTTTAATAAATAGTGCAGATATCATTATTGACGAAAGAGTCCGCCTGAAATGTCAGGTTCCCGTATGCGACAGTTATAATAAAAACCTCATGTGCCCGCCTCATGTGCCGTCAGTTGCGGAATTTCGCGAAACTCTTAAAAAATATAAGAAGGCGATTCTTCTCCAGGTTTCTTCTGAACTGAGTGAAAAATCTGCAAGAGCTCCTACTGAAGAAGTTTTTCTTCCTGCCAGGAAGCTTCACGAACTGGTTAATTTAGGTGAAAAGGAGGCATTTACTGTGGGATTCCGCTTTGCCGCCGGGTTTATCGGAGGTTGCTGCCGATTGTGTGACGAATGTGTGGCGATTCATGGCGGTATACAATGTCGGGTTCCTTTCAAGGCCCGGCCCTCCATGGAAGCGATGGGAATCGATGTGATTGCGACAACTGAAAAGGCAGGTTTACCGGTCTCCTTTCCCATCAGCGACAGGGTTACATGGACAGGACTAATTTTACTATGA